The following proteins come from a genomic window of Anopheles ziemanni chromosome 3, idAnoZiCoDA_A2_x.2, whole genome shotgun sequence:
- the LOC131288417 gene encoding kinase suppressor of Ras 1 produces MMANNNSCEAKAAASATTSSTQGGEGGPGGDDGSDVSGGSDSSEVNIRRGLDVIQSMIDISADRLEGLRTQCATSAELTQQEIRTLETKLVKLFSDLLITKSKLPERLPARGLPATGNELKQWLRVVGLSCASLKAVIQQVSTLEGLLEKDEKELRTIMGNNVYVREEEIKRLTRACGNLRRCREQLEPPAADGSGRKGMDPPDLFWDSWDRQPACHRTSPRVNRSLAGSKCTNKQSTSSGVSYQQRHNNGPTGGQGSDAMHHQHHHHQLPTTSTSPQSEESVPQMQHQQQPHHHHHHHHHQQQHDSLLNPHHTISPDEASTSGCTPSPSPPNSPSNVLLHNNKQNRKGGFPTTPPPKRKHQTALLSTSASSCSTAASTAAAAAAAAVVPASSTTGGGAVVSTSTTTSSTPGGVVDATTALTKSKSHESQFVAQQQGGLSAASGGHVASNVVGGAHNNNNNNGHSNGGNNNSSGHNNNNSINHINNNIPSTVVSLGPDGPPSLTTTASPNLPTSGGGASGTFVSHQQQRLLANGSASNRLVGTFSRTRLHTEPTVTSSGSSSVSTSASGGIDQHHLLQGQGPPGHHYYHHGQQHQAGNTSSELGGGEYGGIDPGIPPHPATVPPKSPCTPIITRGMGHMIQHRFTKKFKVTKSTCDLCLKQMYICFKCTECKFRCHKDCKSSVPPSCGLPQEFVDEFKKSLQSDTLCPSVSPNIGRGGGGGGGNPLMYGGGVRGGGEMKPGMPRGPMHAIHACGGGPDSSSAGSSCNSSSPSSPALLSLPPQTPATSKHSQFNFPEVGSGGAPGGAGGSMMTSTSSIVTGGSMATSGGSDRSGSGGVTLETHPIAGGGNASSGLGSLGSNSHTSTAVDVPRLQFPDNQAEHNVPGGGEDKTGSASATSTDSSSDRTPIRLDSTEERDHESSWPRQNSLSLKEWDIPYDDLHLKEKIGNGRFGTVHRALWHGDVAVKLLKEDYVADESTLEAFKLEVATFKKTRHENVVLFMGACMKPPRLAIVTSLCKGNTLYTHIHLRKDKFNLNRTTLVAQQISQGMGYLHARGIVHKDLKTKNIFLENGKVIITDFGLFSATKLLYCELGLGIPGGWLCYLAPELMRNLTPYRPVEGDLPFSRASDIYAFGTVWYELLCGEFPFKSQPAESIIWQVGRGMKQTLANLQASRDVKDILIQCWSYHSDDRPDFAKLLSNLERLPKKRLARSPSHPVQLSRSAESVF; encoded by the exons ATGATGGCCAACAACAATTCCTGTGAAGCAAAGGCGGCTGCGAGCGCGACCACCAGCTCCACCCAGGGTGGTGAGGGTGGTCCGGGAGGTGATGATGGGAGTGACGTCAGTGGCGGTAGTGATAGCAGTGAGGTAAACATCCGCCGAGGGCTCGATGTGATACAGAGCATGATCGATATATCGGCCGATCGGCTCGAGGGACTGCGGACGCAGTGCGCCACCAGCGCCGAGCTCACCCAACAGGAAATCCGCACGCTCGAGACAAAGCTGGTGAAACTGTTCTCTGATCTGCTGATTACGAAATCCAAACTTCCCGAGCGGCTACCGGCACGTGGGCTCCCCGCAACAGGAAACGAACTCAAGCAATGGCTCAGAGTTGTAG GTCTGAGCTGTGCATCACTCAAAGCTGTGATACAACAGGTCAGCACGCTGGAGGGACTGCTGGAAAAGGACGAGAAGGAACTGCGAACAATCATGGGCAACAATGTGTACGTTCGGGAGGAGGAAATCAAGCGGCTGACGCGCGCCTGCGGCAATCTTCGGCGGTGCCGGGAGCAGCTCGAACCTCCAGCCGCCGACGGTAGCGGCCGTAAGGGCATGGACCCGCCGGACCTGTTCTGGGACTCGTGGGATCGTCAACCGGCCTGCCATCGGACTTCGCCACGCGTCAACCGATCGCTGGCTGGCAGCAAGTGCACGAACAAGCAGAGCACTAGCAGCGGCGTAAGCTACCAGCAGCGACACAATAATGGCCCCACCGGCGGACAAGGGTCAGATGCTATGCATCaccagcatcaccatcatcagctgCCGACCACTTCCACTAGCCCGCAATCGGAGGAATCGGTGCCACAAatgcaacaccagcagcaaccgcaccaccaccaccaccatcaccaccatcagcagcagcatgacTCGCTCCTGAATCCACATCATACGATCTCCCCGGATGAAGCGTCGACGAGCGGCTGCACGCCGTCTCCTTCGCCACCGAACTCGCCCTCCAACGTGCTGCTGCACAACAACAAGCAGAACCGCAAAGGAGGCTTTCCCACGACACCACCTCCGAAGCGGAAACATCAGACTGCGTTGCTCTCCACATCCGCCTCTTCCTGTTCCACCGCGGCTTCGACGGCGGCGGCCGCTGCGGCAGCTGCAGTGGTTCCGGCGTCGTCAACAACAGGTGGCGGAGCGGTGGTGTCCACCAGCACGACGACGTCCTCCACACCGGGCGGAGTGGTGGACGCTACCACGGCGCTTACCAAATCGAAATCCCACGAGTCCCAGTTCGTTGCCCAACAGCAGGGCGGATTGAGTGCGGCTAGCGGTGGACATGTGGCATCAAACGTGGTAGGCGGTGcccacaacaataacaacaacaatggcCATTCCAATggcggcaacaacaacagcagtggccacaataacaacaacagcattaatcacatcaacaacaacattccATCGACGGTCGTGTCGCTCGGTCCGGACGGTCCACCGTCCCTGACGACCACGGCCTCCCCCAACCTGCCGACGAGCGGAGGCGGAGCAAGTGGCACGTTCGTgtcgcatcagcagcagcgtcTGCTGGCGAATGGGAGTGCCTCGAACCGGCTGGTAGGCACCTTTTCCCGCACTCGGCTCCACACGGAACCGACGGTCACGAGCAGTGGCAGCAGTAGTGTGAGCACCAGTGCGTCCGGTGGCATTGACCAGCACCATCTGCTGCAGGGCCAGGGCCCTCCCGGTCATCATTATTATCATCACGGGCAGCAGCACCAGGCAGGCAACACCAGCTCGGAGCTGGGAGGAGGAGAGTACGGAGGCATTGACCCGGGCATACCGCCACACCCGGCAACCGTTCCACCAAAGTCACCGTGCACACCGATCATCACGCGCGGCATGGGCCACATGATACAGCATCGGTTTACGAAAAAGTTCAAGGTCACCAAGAGCACCTGCGACCTGTGCCTCAAGCAGATGTACATCTGCTTCAAGTGCACCGAGTGTAAGTTCCGCTGCCACAAGGACTGCAAGTCGAGCGTGCCACCGTCATGCGGCCTGccgcaggagtttgtggatGAGTTTAAGAAGTCGCTCCAGTCGGACACGCTCTGCCCAAGCGTTTCACCCAACATTGGCcggggcggtggtggcggcggtggcaatCCTCTCATGTACGGCGGAGGCGTTCGCGGTGGTGGCGAGATGAAGCCGGGCATGCCACGGGGACCGATGCATGCGATCCATGCGTGTGGTGGCGGACCGGACAGCAGCTCGGCCGGGTCGAGCTGCAACAGTTCGTCACCCTCGAGCCCCGCACTGCTGTCACTTCCGCCGCAAACACCCGCCACGTCCAAGCATTCGCAGTTCAACTTCCCGGAGGTGGGGAGTGGAGGGGCCCCTGGTGGCGCCGGTGGATCGATGATGACTTCAACGTCTTCGATCGTTACCGGTGGTTCGATGGCAACGAGCGGTGGAAGCGATCGTAGTGGTAGCGGCGGAGTCACACTCGAAACACATCCCATCGCGGGTGGTGGCAATGCATCCAGCGGGCTTGGCAGCCTTGGCAGCAACAGTCACACCTCCACCGCCGTCGATGTGCCGAGGCTGCAGTTCCCAGATAATCAAGCGGAGCACAACGTGCCCGGTGGTGGGGAGGACAAGACAGGCTCGGCTAGTGCTACCAGTACCGACTCGTCCTCCGACCGGACGCCGATACGACTCGATTCAACCGAGGAGCGCGATCACGAGAGCAGCTGGCCCCGGCAGAACTCGCTCTCGCTCAAGGAGTGGGACATCCCGTACGACGATCTGCACCTGAAGGAGAAGATCGGCAACGGGCGCTTCGGCACGGTGCATCGGGCCCTCTGGCACGGGGACGTGGCCGTGAAGCTGCTGAAGGAGGACTACGTGGCGGACGAGAGCACACTCGAGGCGTTCAAACTCGAGGTGGCCACGTTCAAGAAGACGCGACACGAGAACGTGGTCCTGTTCATGGGCGCCTGCATGAAGCCGCCCCGGCTGGCCATCGTCACCTCGCTGTGCAAGGGCAACACGCTCTACACGCACATCCACCTGCGAAAGGACAAGTTCAACCTGAACCGAACGACGCTGGTGGCGCAGCAGATCTCGCAGGGCATGGGCTACCTGCACGCGCGCGGCATCGTGCACAAGGACCTGAAGACGAAGAACATCTTCCTCGAGAACGGCAAGGTGATCATCACCGACTTCGGGCTGTTCAGCGCCACCAAGCTGCTGTACTGCGAGCTCGGGCTCGGCATTCCGGGCGGCTGGCTGTGCTACCTAGCGCCAGAACTGATGCGCAACCTCACGCCGTACCGGCCGGTCGAGGGCGATCTGCCATTCTCGCGGGCCTCCGACATCTACGCGTTCGGCACCGTCTGGTACGAGCTGCTGTGCGGCGAGTTTCCCTTCAAGTCGCAGCCGGCCGAATCGATCATCTGGCAGGTGGGCCGAGGCATGAAGCAAACGCTCGCCAATCTGCAGGCATCGCGCGACGTCAAGGACATCCTGATCCAGTGCTGGAGCTACCACTCGGACGATAGGCCCGACTTTGCCAAACTGCTGTCCAATCTCGAGCGGTTGCCCAAGAAACGGCTTGCCCGGTCACCCTCGCACCCGGTACAGTTGTCCCGGTCGGCTGAATCGGTCTTctaa
- the LOC131288419 gene encoding biotin--protein ligase, giving the protein MLFTLMYLAMTIRTSSKFRVIKNNLRKILTDRYAVSFYTTSNGNWAAGSPDASPCTNVTTCIWYGPEQRGCLLYPVQRKSLSSWISVPETIKSLQVTGASCDWQSVNQKNDTVHLLVTLEQSFEQTPEDSVDSIMLTRFGRFLAWNRSTRGLQVLLETDTAHLFQLFVATFGQNRYLMNAGRLKLIHLESVETYDEPKPFEESKDLVESFPTVTEQTFTTDAWLSSLFKILPDKDPDPIQVPISGIQPDIIASNDIKISLDMVDGTVKSSQSKADVLTSGSTSRNRSQLDLTDGIASTVDYLDKAPTPNDSPVPEDIKTETNTTSPVVQNVPNKLDVAQSVVAQVAKNDTPTEAPPIVMNVVSNGTHKNPPVTSPEKPKTIPAVQKPVVTQKGDSPVVKPKTARSLRKSSFPSSRLRLVNMPAGVATKPPNILVHSDSSSTMEYVIATLNNLLEPNTYTIYPITTAQAMAGNWQQSTVLIIVAGTLDVGVRKVLLDYFLHGGIVFSLCSDLLDSILPDSKTAEIRERELVSFSYRRWKQIKMLHHIFCYQLSPAKKQFSLESEETATLMPVSYVDAIDLSGKPHSLTVEILAQEETWNTPSILEAHNRSTGGRAIFSQIHLELDPSQFQTTIDGADSSLQNSNQLRYEILSDLLGSRIGLKLRDKTTEMGDSITYKNAFFLGKHEAKVDVLGALKDTMVRPNVIQTTDLTLQFCGKSESTPGPATETHLPVMIFHCPEDFSTVEYFENLTTNQIGRIGIYAPIMTSSMLIVSNLTLAHGFMVISRYQTKGKGRNNNQWLSPPGCAMFSLQLHIPMNSPLGQRLSMVQHLVAVSIVTALLSLPGYEKLDLGLKWPNDIYAYGSSKVGGSISNTQVDATTAIMNVGVGLNLNNSKPTICVNDIITQYNTKHSTTLPLLSYEKTFALIFNKLEELYDRVQREGVTSLQEEYCRLWLHQDAEISMIGPSGESLQGTIVGIDDYGFLVVKKQPSGETVSVHPDGNSFDMMQGLIIPKYN; this is encoded by the exons ATGCTGTTTACACTCATGTATCTCGCTATGACCATCCGCACCTCGTCGAAGTTTAgagttataaaaaataatctcaGGAAAATACTGACCGATCGCTACGCTGTCAGCTTTTACACAACATCCAATG GTAATTGGGCAGCTGGTTCTCCCGATGCGTCGCCTTGTACCAACGTGACCACCTGCATCTGGTATGGTCCGGAACAGCGTGGTTGTCTTCTGTATCCAGTCCAACGGAAATCTCTCTCAAGCTGGATCAGCGTTCCGGAAACGATCAAATCCCTGCAGGTGACTGGCGCTTCCTGCGATTGGCAGAGTGTGAATCAGAAAAACGACACCGTACATCTGCTTGTTACGTTAGAACAATCGTTCGAGCAGACCCCAGAGGATTCTGTCGATTCGATTATGCTAACAAGATTCGGACGCTTTTTGGCCTGGAATCGTTCTACTCGGGGATTGCAAGTGCTACTGGAAACGGATACAGCACACCTGTTTCAACTATTCGTAGCAACCTTTGGCCAAAATCGGTATCTTATGAACGCTGGCCGTTTGAAACTGATTCATTTAGAAA GTGTGGAAACATATGACGAGCCCAAACCTTTTGAAGAATCGAAAGACTTGGTCGAATCGTTCCCAACCGTTACTGAACAAACATTTACCACCGACGCATGGCTCTCATCGCTGTTTAAAATTCTTCCCGATAAAGATCCCGATCCGATTCAAGTCCCAATATCTGGCATTCAACCGGATATCATCGCTTCCAACGATATTAAG ATTTCCCTCGACATGGTCGATGGCACTGTAAAGTCTAGTCAAAGCAAAGCGGATGTTCTGACCAGTGGGAGCACCTCCCGCAATAGGTCCCAATTGGATCTAACCGACGGGATTGCATCCACTGTGGATTATTTGGATAAAGCTCCAACACCAAATGATAGTCCTGTTCCGGAAGACattaaaactgaaacaaataCAACATCCCCAGTTGTGCAAAATGTACCTAACAAGCTTGATGTAGCTCAATCGGTTGTTGCACAAGTAGCCAAAAATGATACACCGACAGAAGCGCCACCGATTGTAATGAATGTAGTTTCCAATGGAACGCACAAGAATCCTCCCGTTACATCACCGGAAAAACCCAAGACTATCCCAGCAGTACAAAAACCTGTGGTCACGCAGAAGGGAGACTCACCCGTAGTGAAACCGAAAACGGCCCGATCGTTGAGGAAAAGTTCGTTCCCGTCCAGTCGGCTACGGCTCGTCAATATGCCCGCCGGCGTCGCAACGAAACCACCGAACATTCTAGTTCATTCCGATAGTAGCTCCACGATGGAGTACGTCATTGCCACCTTGAACAATCTGCTGGAACCGAATACTTACACAATCTATCCGATAACGACGGCGCAGGCGATGGCAGGCAACTGGCAGCAGAGCACCGTACTCATCATCGTCGCCGGGACGCTCGATGTGGGCGTTCGGAAGGTTTTGCTGGACTATTTCCTGCACGGTGGAATTGTGTTCAGCTTGTGTTCGGATTTACTGGACAGTATACTTCCCGATTCGAAAACGGCAGAG ATACGAGAACGTGAGCTGGTAAGCTTTTCCTACCGTAGATGGAAGCAAATAAAGATGCTGCACCACATTTTCTGCTACCAGCTTTCACCAGCCAAAAAGCAATTTTCACTGGAATCGGAAGAAACTGCCACCTTGATGCCCGTTTC CTACGTCGATGCCATAGATTTGTCCGGCAAGCCACATTCATTGACAGTGGAAATACTCGCGCAGGAGGAAACATGGAATACGCCCAGCATTTTGGAAGCGCACAATCGTAGTACCGGAGGTCGAGCCATATTTTCACAG ATTCATCTGGAGCTGGATCCTTCCCAGTTTCAAACGACCATCGATGGGGCTGATAGTTCACTGCAGAACTCCAACCAACTGCGGTATGAAATACTGAGCGATCTGCTTGGCAGTCGTATCGGATTGAAATTGCGTGATAAAACCACCGAAATGGGCGATTCCATTACTTACAAAAATGCATTCTTTTTGGGCAAACATGAG GCCAAGGTGGACGTATTGGGTGCACTGAAGGACACTATGGTGCGCCCAAATGTTATCCAAACGACCGACCTAACTTTACAGTTTTGTGGTAAAAGTGAGTCCACTCCTGGACCGGCGACAGAAACGCATCTGCCAGTGATGATATTTCACTGTCCGGAAGATTTCTCCACCGTGGAATATTTTGAG aACCTAACGACAAACCAAATCGGACGCATTGGCATCTACGCACCAATCATGACCAGCTCGATGCTGATCGTGTCCAACTTGACCCTAGCCCACGGCTTTATGGTCATATCGCGCTATCAAACTAAAGGAAAGGGACGTAATAACAACCAG TGGTTGAGTCCTCCCGGATGTGCGATGTTTTCCCTACAACTGCACATTCCCATGAATAGTCCACTGGGGCAGCGGTTATCGATGGTGCAGCATTTAGTAGCGGTATCGATCGTAACGGCCTTGTTATCTCTACCAGGTTATGAG AAACTGGACCTCGGATTGAAGTGGCCTAACGACATTTACGCCTACGGCTCGTCGAAGGTCGGTGGCAGCATTTCCAACACTCAAGTCGATGCAACCACCGCCATTATGAATGTAGGGGTTGGGCTTAACTTGAACAATAGTAAACCAACCATATGCGTAAACGATATAATTACACAGTACAATACCAAGCACTCAACAACACTACCGTTGCTTTCCTATGaaaaaacatttgctttaattttcaacaaattggAAGAACTATATGACCGGGTACAGCGCGAGGGTGTAACGAGTCTTCAGGAGGAGTATTGTCGACTGTGGCTGCACCAGGATGCCGAGATAAGCATGATTGGACCATCCGGTGAGTCCTTGCAAGGCACCATCGTAGGAATTGACGATTATGGCTTTCTAGTTGTTAAGAAACAACCCTCTGGCGAAACGGTGTCCGTGCATCCTGATGGCAACAGCTTTGACATGATGCAAGGATTGATCATACCCAAATATAACTAA
- the LOC131284453 gene encoding LIM domain only protein 7, whose amino-acid sequence MSTVICGFSPEQQQQQQQQQKQRNNNNNNNNNNISITNETDEFIKKSRVTRAAPPKPAYDPLQFVQIKPAKLYDLNKAKPSTERKVVEVKTPREVEDAEEWQCNLDNWKSSRRKRVEHIIDKITEAKKIEQEEVCRGRKKSKTFSEMLENSGSRRRFILPGAEDDDDGGSFSDDLQDNRDPSKQQYKDESTDDRATDDTSSCCSSKVTDGESKTPDLGESQEMPEMNEFSLAIENYKSKFPMTQSRTAMLSSGMMASTTVGTTTTATTTSSVVSSIESNSNDNYESTNSNSISDDGKGEAPLTATNASNEAFGSVEEKAPSSGRPILFEFAGNRAEKISNDEHSEKSDQSPAKVNVIERRRLFEQFQQLSCAPDATPATAKLTQSSGSSSGQEECRYSEGTQSSTDEPPTGGPGSEWFTAGSIKERRAIFERYQSNELVVNEEMTNELGRSRSSSSTQVTKSRSESNFGFVNGSTGRFELTLAQLKRNGGADCCEDSGIQSTTDLSRSSVVSQADEHDPSSMLLLSEEALGKSPNRSAATLDSASEFSDTDCSNGQLLDNALDVAFEEMDSELNESGTIVDEPAPKGGGPMQEQQATEIVPLPTDFVPTDAAILGGNEVVLLPLPKSALTPPKEKPPPPPVDDEPELELELEQQQEGTPSAGGLVAAGITSWMQKNEIAAMQMNRMMVSGAVDGMHPESHLESRVDFYDQKLDSSMDGMQRDEYLQLADEQWRSLESYEVVHQVQQKHDQQHQRKQQNEQDREEERQQHQREKDQQELLVYSNRIEAQPHHHQLYDPGDHEEIVSVERELLQIEQEELQRRREKQMFYEKRTSTDAGRHPDQLHQEPVQQQSAHQQQPHRPLQQEPYYEAHHHHHLHHHLSHNLHQNHHHHQNHHRASMPAIDSRSLQNVNSYASYDTPYVDDVNSAYEMTSLHRESMPNLSQAVTSSSHPSSLSSYGEEAYSANSATSFDGSGWLPPVEHRSGNRPTVAPRPALNGFLDRPVGPNGGGGFLGVGDRQRVSNSMFEQQPKDNKQNAYHSAMGINRGGGQLAANSMPYGQHWLVQEAEQRRIEQHQKNASNNTTTKRPLPKFVIDAITQRVQKLNAGSPEQSDRSNLSEDSDLAMLHSMKHHHHQHHQPLPRPHHPQQQQPLPPLPPQQQPPQQQYSNASDKVLSVSGKKECSHCRIELGKGAAMAIESLGLFYHIECFKCCVCHVKLGDGTNGIDVRVRKYRLHCQNCFSSEDGVKFSCV is encoded by the exons ATGTCAACAGTGATCTGTGGATTTTCTccagagcagcagcagcagcagcagcagcagcagaaacaaCG taacaacaacaacaacaacaacaacaacaacatcagtATCACAAATGAGACGGATGAATTCATCAAGAAGAGCCGGGTGACGCGGGCCGCACCGCCCAAGCCGGCCTACGATCCGCTGCAGTTCGTCCAGATCAAACCGGCTAAGCTGTACGATCTGAACAAGGCAAAACCGTCCACCGAGCGAAAGGTGGTGGAGGTGAAGACCCCGCGCGAGGTGGAAGACGCGGAGGAGTGGCAGTGCAATCTGGACAACTGGAAGTCGTCCCGCAGGAAACGGGTCGAGCACATCATCGACAAGATCACCGAGGCGAAGAAGATCGAGCAGGAGGAAGTGTGCCGGGGGCGCAAGAAGTCGAAGACGTTTTCCGAAATGTTGGAAAATAG TGGATCGCGGAGGAGGTTTATTTTGCCTGGCGCCgaggatgacgatgatggtggcaGCTTTAGCGATGATCTGCAGGACAATAGGGATCCCTCGAAACAGCAGTACAAG GACGAATCGACCGACGATCGGGCGACGGATGATACTAGCAGCTGCTGCTCGTCCAAAGTCACCGACGGAGAATCGAAAACGCCCGATCTGGGCGAATCGCAAGAGATGCCGGAAATGAACGAGTTTTCCCTAGCGATAGAAAACTACAAGTCAAAGTTTCCCATGACACAGAGCAGAACGGCGATGTTGTCCAGCGGCATGATGGCATCCACCACCGTTGGAACCACGACCACTGCCACCACCACGTCGTCTGTGGTTAGTTCAATTGAAAGCAATAGCAACGATAATTACGAGAGTACTAATAGCAATAGTATCAGTGACGACGGCAAAGGGGAAGCTCCGCTGACGGCGACAAATGCGTCAAACGAAGCGTTCGGTAGCGTAGAGGAAAAGGCGCCCAGTTCGGGGCGTCCCATATTGTTCGAGTTTGCGGGTAACCGGGCGGAAAAGATAAGCAATGACGAACATTCGGAAAAGTCGGATCAATCCCCGGCGAAGGTGAATGTGATAGAACGACGGCGACTGTTCGAGCAGTTCCAGCAGCTGTCCTGTGCGCCCGATGCGACACCGGCGACCGCAAAGTTGACCCaaagcagcggcagcagcagtggcCAGGAAGAGTGCCGGTACTCTGAGGGTACGCAATCATCCACCGACGAACCGCCGACGGGAGGTCCCGGTTCGGAATGGTTTACCGCGGGAAGCATCAAGGAGCGTCGTGCCATTTTCGAGCGGTACCAATCGAACGAGCTGGTGGTGAACGAAGAGATGACCAACGAACTGGGACGCAgccgaagcagcagcagtacgcAGGTCACGAAGAGCCGCTCCGAGTCGAACTTTGGCTTCGTGAATGGCAGTACGGGCCGGTTCGAGCTGACCCTGGCGCAGCTGAAGCGTAATGGCGGGGCCGATTGCTGCGAGGACAGCGGTATCCAGTCGACGACGGATCTGTCCCGCAGCTCGGTGGTGTCGCAGGCGGACGAACACGATCCATCGTCCATGTTGCTGCTCTCGGAGGAGGCACTGGGAAAGAGTCCAAATCGATCGGCCGCGACACTCGATTCGGCGAGCGAATTTTCCGACACCGACTGCAGCAACGGACAG CTTCTTGACAATGCGCTCGATGTGGCGTTCGAGGAAATGGATAGTGAACTGAATGAATCCGGTACCATCGTGGACGAACCGGCACCAAAAGGAGGGGGACCGATGCAGGAGCAGCAGGCCACCGAAATAGTACCATTGCCCACCGACTTTGTCCCAACCGATGCTGCCATCCTGGGCGGAAACGAAGTTGTGCTGCTACCGTTGCCAAAATCGGCACTTACACCACCGAAGGAaaagccaccaccacccccggtCGACGATGAGCcggagctggagctggagctggaaCAACAGCAGGAGGGTACACCGTCAGCCGGTGGACTTGTGGCCGCTGGCATTACGAGTTGGATGCAAAAGAATGAGATAGCTGCTATGCAGATGAACCGGATGATGGTCTCGGGCGCTGTTGATGGTATGCACCCGGAGTCGCACCTGGAGTCACGGGTAGATTTTTACGACCAAAAGCTGGACTCATCGATGGACGGTATGCAGCGGGACGAGTATCTCCAGCTAGCGGACGAACAGTGGAGAAGTCTGGAAAGCTACGAAGTGGTACACCAGGTTCAGCAAAAGCATGATCAGCAGCACCAGCGCAAACAGCAGAACGAACAGGACAGGGAGGAAGAGCGACAGCAGCATCAGAGAGAGAAGGACCAGCAAGAGCTACTGGTGTACAGTAATCGAATCGAAGCGCAGCCCCATCACCATCAGCTGTACGATCCCGGAGATCATGAG GAAATAGTTAGCGTAGAGCGCGAACTTCTACAGATAGAACAGGAGGAACTGCAGCGTCGAAGAGAGAAACAGATGTTCTACGAAAAGCGCACGAGTACCGACGCTGGCCGTCATCCGGACCAGCTGCATCAGg AACCCGTTCAGCAGCAATCTGCGCATCAGCAACAACCACACCGTCCGCTGCAGCAAGAACCGTACTATGAAgcacaccatcaccatcacctccatcatcatctttcgcACAACCTGCACCaaaatcaccaccatcaccaaaaCCATCACCGGGCGTCCATgccggccatcgacagccgctCGCTGCAGAACGTGAACTCGTACGCTTCGTACGACACCCCGTACGTGGACGATGTGAACTCGGCGTACGAGATGACCTCGTTGCACCGCGAATCGATGCCAAATCTATCGCAGGCGGTCACCTCCTCGTCCCATCCATCGTCACTGTCGTCGTACGGCGAGGAAGCGTACTCGGCCAACTCGGCCACCAGTTTCGATGGCAGTGGGTGGCTGCCTCCGGTAGAACATCGCTCGGGCAATCGTCCTACGGTGGCGCCAAGACCAGCGCTAAATGGGTTTCTCGACCGACCGGTGGGCCCGAACGGTGGAGGAGGATTCCTTGGAGTAGGTGATAGGCAGCGAGTATCGAACAGTATGTTCGAGCAACAACCCAAAG ataataaacaaaatgcaTACCACTCAGCCATGGGGATCAACCGTGGTGGAGGGCAGCTAGCGGCAAACAGCATGCCGTACGGTCAGCACTGGCTGGTACAGGAAGCGGAGCAACGGCGCATCGAGCAGCATCAGAAAAATGCaagcaacaacaccaccaccaaacggCCCTTGCCAAAGTTTGTCATCGATGCGATTACGCAGCGGGTGCAAAAATTGAATGCCGGCAGTCCGGAACAGTCGGA CCGCAGTAATTTATCGGAGGATTCGGATCTGGCAATGCTGCATTCGATGaaacatcatcaccaccagcaccaccagccgCTGCCGCGGCCACACCatccacagcagcagcagccgctcCCACCTTTGCCACCTCAACAGCAACCGCCGCAACAACAGTATTCAAACGCAAGCGATAAAGTGCTGAGCGTAAGTGGCAAAAAGGAATGCTCGCACTGCCGAATAGAACTGG GCAAGGGTGCAGCGATGGCGATTGAGAGCCTGGGTTTGTTCTACCATATCGAATGCTTCAAATGCTGCGTTTGTCACGTTAAGCTCGGGGACGGCACCAATGGTATAGATGTACGCGTTAGGAAGTATCGACTTCATTGCCAAAACTGTTTCTCTAGTGAAGACGGTGTAAAGTTTAGTTGCGTTTAA